Genomic segment of uncultured Desulfobacter sp.:
GTCATAGGCAACATCGTCCTTGGCCAGGGCCAACTTCTCAACGACAGTCTGCTGCTGGGCTTCATCAAGGTTTAAAATCTGCATCAGGGTATCTGAATGTACTTTCCCAGTTTTAAGAATCTTTTCAAATGCGGGAAAAAATGATGCCATACATCCTCCTTATGAATCGTATCCTTTGGGGTTTTTTTGCTGCCAGTGCCACGCATCTTTACACATATCATCCATGTCCAGAACGGCTTTCCAGCCAAGTTCGCGCTCGGCTTTGGACGGGTCTGCCCAGCATGCGGCAATATCACCGGGGCGTCTGGGGGCAATTTCGTAAGGAATGGTGTGCCCGCATGCCTTTTCAAAGCCTTTGATCATCTCAATTACGGAATATCCCCTGCCGGTGCCAAGGTTATAGATGCCCACGCCCGGGGTTTTCATCAGTCGTTCAAGGCAGCTGATGTGTCCTTTGGCAAGGTCCGTCACATGGATAAAATCCCGGACCCCTGTGCCGTCGGGGGTGTCGTAATCATTGCCGAAAACATTAACCTTCGACAGTTTTCCTATGGCCACCTGGGCCACATAAGGCATTAGGTTGTTGGGAATATCCCTGGGATCTTCGCCGATGTTTCCGGACGGATGGGCCCCCACAGGGTTGAAATATCGCAATAGGGTGATGTGCCATTTGGGATCAGCGGTGTAAAGGTCTGACAGGATTTCTTCAATCATCAGCTTTGTTCTGCCGTAAGGGTTGGTCACGGATAGGGGAAAAGCTTCGGTGATGGGCAGACTTGCCGGGTTGCCGTAAACTGTGGCCGATGAAGAAAATACAATGGCGGTAACCCCTGATTTTTCCATGGCTGCAATCAGGTTCAAGGTGCCGGTGATATTGTTGTGGTAATAGCGCAGGGGCTGTGCGACCGATTCGCCCACGGCTTTAAGTCCAGCGAAGTGGATGACGGCCTCAATGTCTTCATGGGCACTGAACACCGCCTGGGTGCCGGCGTCATCCAGTAAATCCGTTTGGAAAAAGGCAAGATCTTTGCCCGTAATGTTTCTGACCCGGTCAAGGGCTTTGGCGGATGCGTTGACAAGATTGTCCAGTACGACCACTTCGTGGCCTTGATTAAGCAGTTCGACGCAGG
This window contains:
- the galE gene encoding UDP-glucose 4-epimerase GalE → MKILVTGGAGYIGSHTCVELLNQGHEVVVLDNLVNASAKALDRVRNITGKDLAFFQTDLLDDAGTQAVFSAHEDIEAVIHFAGLKAVGESVAQPLRYYHNNITGTLNLIAAMEKSGVTAIVFSSSATVYGNPASLPITEAFPLSVTNPYGRTKLMIEEILSDLYTADPKWHITLLRYFNPVGAHPSGNIGEDPRDIPNNLMPYVAQVAIGKLSKVNVFGNDYDTPDGTGVRDFIHVTDLAKGHISCLERLMKTPGVGIYNLGTGRGYSVIEMIKGFEKACGHTIPYEIAPRRPGDIAACWADPSKAERELGWKAVLDMDDMCKDAWHWQQKNPKGYDS